ACCAAAGAACTTTTCAATATCTGTAGACCTTCTGGACTCTGTATTCGAATCTGGAATGGGTTTTGATAGTTCTTCAATTAAGGGATTTACAGATATATCCCACAGCGACAGCGTTTTGATGCCAGACCCTAACACATTCAAAATAATTCCGTGGCTTGATGAAGCAAGGATAATATGTGATGTATGTTACCCAACAACTTTGAAACCTTTTGAGGGTGACCCGAGGAGTCTTTTAAAAAAGGAAATACAAAAGCTTGCAGAAGACAAAATGGAATTTTATCTTGGGCCTGAAATTGAGTTTCACTTATTAAAAGAAGAAAACGGGAAACTTGTACCTCATGATTCAGGAGGCTATGCAGATTTTGCACCTCTTGACCTGGGAGAAGAAATTAGAAACAAAGCCGGCCTATACATGCAAATGATGGGTGTCAAAAGCGAGATCACCCACCACGAAGTAGGAGATGGTCAGCACGAAATTGATTTTAGATTTAAGGAAAGTGCCCTTGAAGCAGCAGATGACGTTATCACATACAAACAAGTAGTAAAAAACATAGCCGCTAAAGAGGGGCTTGTAGTTACTTATATGCCAAAACCATTCTACGGTCAAGCTGGAAACGGTATGCACTGCCACCAAAGTGTATTCCAAAACGGTAGAAACATATTTTACGACCCAAAGACAAAGAATTTGTCCGACAAGGGTAGATGGTACGTAGGTGGAATTTTAAAGCATGCTAAAGCACTAACAGCAATTTGCTCTCCATCTGTAAACTCCTATAAGAGATTAGTTCCAGGATATGAAGCTCCTGTTTATATCTCATGGGGATGGGCTAACAGGACAACTCTAGTACGATTGCCTGGATACGACCCAACTAATGAAAAGGCTTTGAGGCTAGAGTTTAGATCTCCTGACCCAACTTGTAACCCCTACCTTGCGTTTACAGCTATGCTAAAAGCTGGAATGGATGGAATTGAAAATCAGATTGAGCCACCTGAACCAGTTGACTACGATATATTCGAGTTATCAATGGCCGAGTTAGAGGAAAGAGGTATAGAAACCTTACCAATAAACCTTGGAGAGGCCATAAAAGAACTGGAAAAGGATAAGGTAGTAAGAGAATCCCTTGGGAAGCATATATACGAGAAATATATTGAACACAAGAAGAAGGTCTGGAAAGACTACTCGATGTACGTAACCGACTGGGAATTCCAAAAATATCTCAGATATTGATAATATTTTATTTTTTCTTATATTTTTTAAAAAATTAATTCTAATAAAAATCGCTATTTATTTAAAAATATAGTAAATCGAATCTAAAATCTTTTATATTTAAAGTACTTTTACAATACAGATGTTATACCTTATAGGCCTTGGGCTGTCAGAAAAAGACCTTTCATTGAAAGCCTTTGAATTATTGGATAAAATCAATAATATTTACGTGGATACTTACACTAATTATTTTGATTTTGATCTTCTATGGCTTGAAAAGGCCCTAAATAAAGAAGTGATTCCTCTTTCTAGAGATGACATAGAAAAGAATCCTGTGTTTCTGGAGACTGCAAAATTTGAGGATGTAGCACTTCTTATATCCGGAGACCCTCTTGTTGCAACAACTCACACAGATATTCTATTAAGATCTATAAAAAAGGGAGTTAAAACAAAAATATTTCACGCTTCCTCAATTTATTCAGCGATTGCTGAAACTGGCCTCCATATTTATAGATTTGGAAAAACTGCGAGTATACCCTACCCCGAGGAAAACTTCTTCCCAAGAAGCTTTTATGATGTAATAATTGAAAATAAAGAAAGAAATCTCCATACAATGCTGTTGCTCGATGTAAAGCGGGAGAAAAATCTCTTTATGAATCCAAGAGAAGCAATGGATATACTAAAAAAGATTGATGAAAACAAAAATATTAAAGAAATTATTGTAATTTCAAGGATTAGTCACGATGATCAAAGAATCGTATACGGGGATATAGAGGAATTAGCTGGGTTCAATAATGAATTCTACGGCTTACCCCCCCATACTTTAGTTGTTCCTGCAGAGTTGCACTTTGCTGAAGAAGAATATCTCTTAAGCCTTGCAGAAATATATAAAAACAGTAAAAATAAATAAAAAATATTACTATAATAAAATAGCCTTGGTGTTATTATTATGCCATTTGAAAACAAGAAAATAGATGAATTGGCTGAAAAAATATCCAAAGTTGAAACTTCTAACGAAGAAAGAATTGTTGAAGTATCAAGACTGCTTGACGGGTATAAAGAATTTCTCGATAGATTAAAATCACATAATGTTGAAGCTATTAAACAGTGGGAAATTGAAAACTTTGAAGAAAAACTTCAGCAGATTATAGAAAATGTCGATGTTATTAGTGATAAAGAGAGAACTGAATTAGAAGAACAGAAAATCTATGACGATATTGATGAGTTAAAAGTTATTGTCTGGGATATACAAAAAAAGATTGACTCAAATTTATTAGAGCTTAAACATAGAATCGATGAAACAGAAAAAGAGCAGGAACTTTCACTTATTAATTTTTTAAGAAAAGTAAAAAATAAAGAAGAGGCTTTTACAGAGCAGTATATACTTGACAACTACACTGAAGTCCTTGAAATATTCTCGCTCCTTGATGTAGAAAATAAGAAACTTCCAAAAAATGTATCTCCTGAAATTGAAAGTGAAATAAACAAATACTTGTCAAAAATTGAAGATAAACTTGAGAAGGCCGAGAACTTCCTCAAAAAAGATTATGAGATGTTTCTAAAGGAAATTGAGGAAAAGAACCGGTATTTGAACACTCAATACATTTCAGAAAACTTTGATGAAACTAGAGAAATCTACTCCTCATTAATTGAAAAGAAGAGACAACTTAAAGGTGGAAGAGCTACACTTATTGACAATAATCTTAAAATTTTAAGTGAGAGAATAAAAGAAATAGAAGATAGGAAAAGAATTGATCTCTTAACTATCCTTGATGAAGTTGAAAAACTTCTTCCTGTTTTTACAGAAGAATACATATTAGAAAATCCCATGGATTCACGGGCGGTTTATGAGAAGTATAGCAAAATAGGAAATTCTCTGAAAGGAACAATAGACTCTAAAATTGAAGAAAAAGTTAGAAACTCTATAGATAACTTGCTTTCAAGAATAGAAAATGTTGAAAAAAGAGAAATTGAAAATCTTTCTTTTGTCTATGATAGAACCGGAAGGGCTCTTGAAAAATATACCGAGGATTACATTGCAGGAAATTTATCCGAGGCAGAGAGAACTTATGTTGCATTGTCAAGAGATATGGAAAGATTACATCCAAGATTTTCCAATGAATTGAGTAAGAATATTGAGAAAAACTTAAACGATTTATACTTGAGAGTTAAAAATATTGAAGCAATCAAGAAAAGAGAACTTGAGAACTTTTTAGAGAATTCATACAAAGCTTTGGAAGAATTTGATTATTCCAAGATAAATACAGATTTAGAGTCTGCTAGAGAGATGTACCACAAACTTCTTGAAGAAAAAAGAAGATTGCCTGCAGACCTTGAGATTGTAATTGAAAGTAATTTATCCGAAATACAGGAAAAAGTTATCAAAACTGAAGAAGCCAAAATCAAAATACTAGAGGATTTCTTGGAGAAGACAATTAATAATTTAGAGAAGTATCCCAAGGAACACATAGATGCGAACATCAAAGAAGCAGTTTTTCTATACAACAGCCTTAGAAGAGAGCAAAAAAATCTCCCTGTGGGGATTGACTATGAACTTGAAAAGGCAATCAATGTAAATCTTAATGCCTTTGATAACAGAATAAAGGAAATTGAAGATGGAAAGAAAGGTTACGTTGATGAATTTATTGAATACCTCAATAAGAAAATGGGGGACTTCACAGAAGAAAAAATATTGGACAATCTAATAAGAGCGAAGGAAGAGTTCCAGAATCTTTTGAAAGAAAAAGAAGACATTGTAGTATTTGCAAATTCAGAACAAGAAATAGAGATAGAGAGAAAGATAGAAAAAATAAGTGCAATGCTAAAAGAGGTACAAGGAGACGAGCTTCAAAAGATTGATATTCTTTTGAGAAGGGCACAAACTTTTGACATTAAATTTGATCAGGGCTATATCAACTCAAATCTCTTTGAAGTGAGGGATCTTTACAAAGATCTAATGAAGACCAGAAATGAAATCCTTTCTATAATAGCTGAAGATAAAAGAGATGAAATTGATGAAATCCTTGCAAGGCTCAAGAAGAGAGTAGAGCACGCTGAAATAGTCAAAGAAGAGGAACTTCAATACTTTATTAGAAGAGTTAAAGGATTATTGGAAAAGTATAGTTTTGCGCAGGTTCTAAGAAGTACAGCTGAAGCTAAAGACGAGTATCAGACCTTGATTAAAGAAAAGCAGGGACTGCTACTAGAATATGATGATCAGCTAAGGCTTGAGATAGAGGCTTTGATGTCTGAATTTAGCAGTAGGATAAAGGACGCCGAAAAAGAGATTGTTCAGAGCAAGATTGATAAGATTGTTAACAAGATTGGTAGCTTTATTACAAGATACTCCTATGTTGAGCCATCAGATAAGGCCCTAGTTATGGAAATGATAGGCGAATACAAAGACATAGTTGCTAATTATAAACAGTTTGAAAATGAACTAGATATGAAATCTCAAGAGCTCTTAAAGGAAAGAATTCAACAGTGCCAGAATCTCATAAAACAGATAGATTACGAAATACAGTATGAAAGAGACATCATGGAGATAAGAGAAGGCTGTACAGAATTTATAAAAATGTACAAGGACAGAGAAGTCCTCCTCTCAAGAATATGGGACGCCCAGAATAGATACAATTCTCTTCTTCAAAAATTTGAGAGCATCCCCTTCCATAAAGATTCTGCAACTGAGCACGAGATAGTAAAGAAGTTACAGATTTGTTACGGATTAATTGACAAATCCTTTAAGGGACTATAAAGAGATAAAGATTACATGATATTGAAAACTTCTAAGGATATTCTAAGAGAGATTGTTCTCTGCGATCATTGCCTTGGAAGACAGTTTGGAAAGATTTCAATATCTACAAATGAGAGGAGAGGCAAAGTAATACGTAATTTATTGATTTGCTTGAATCCTGAACTATCAACTAAATTTAACAAACAAAAACCCTGTTTTCTTTGCGACAATATTTTTGAAAGAACAGAGGGCGTTCTAAGAAATATCTCACCTGATTTTGAGTTTTTTACATTTCATGTGGGCACAAAGATTCCTGAAGAGATCATGAAAAAAGAGGAAATGCTCAAGGAGAAATATGGCCTTCAGTACCAGGAAAGTATCAAACAGGAGCTAAATAGGGAACTTGGAAAAGAGATAGGGGCCATTATAGGGAAGGAATTCAAAAGAGAAAAAGAAGACGTAACTATACTTCTGCACCCATACGATTCAAAAGTTGAGTATGTTATTAATCCATTATTTATTTATGGCCGTTACAACAAGCTAGTTAGGGGAATCCCGCAGACCAAATGGTTTTGTACAAAGTGCAAAGGTCGTGGATGTCCAAAGTGTGGCAATACTGGAAAAATGTATGATGTAAGCGTTGAAGAGTTAATATCCGAGTTGTTCTTAAAAGAAACTAAAGGTACGGATTCATCTTTTCATGGCGCAGGTAGAGAAGACATCGATGTTTTAATGCTTGGGAACGGTAGACCATTTGTTCTAGAAATAAAATCTCCAAAAATCCGAGATATTGATCTTCAAAAGCTAGAACTAGAAGTAAATCAAATTAATGAAGGGAAAGTGAGAATTTCAGATCTTTGCTTTGTTGAAAAGGAAGTAGTTGAGAAAATAAAAAATACCCATATGAGAAAAACTTACTTGGCAGAGATTGATGCATGTTTAACTGAAGAAGAAAAGAAAAAAATAGAGGAATTTTTCATAGACAGAGACATATATCAGGAGACCCCGAACAGAGTTGTACATAGAAGAGCTGATAAAACAAGAATTAGAAAGGTTTATAAAGTTCTTACCTCTAAGGAAAATTGCTCGTCACTAGAGATATACTGTGATGGTGGACTTTATATAAAAGAACTTATCTCTGGAGATGAGGAGAGAACAAATCCCAGTATTGCAGAATTATTGGGTAAGAATATAAAGTGTGTATTGCTAAATGTAATTAGTATTGAAGAGAAGGTGTAATAATGGCTAGAAAATCTCATGGTTTCAGAATAAAGACAAGAGGTAAACTATCAAAAGATGTGAGAACAAGAGGAAAAGTTCCTGTATCAAGAATCCTTCAGGTATTTGATGTGGGTGACTCCGTTCATGTTATTTTAGAACCATCTGTCCATAAAGGTATGCCCTTCCCAAGATTTCACGGGAAAACAGGCAAGGTAGTCGGAAAGAGGGGTTCAGCTTATCTACTTTCTGTAATGGATGGAAATAAAGAAAAGACTGTTATTTCAAGACCTGAACATATGAAGAAACAGGTATTTTAATAGAGGTTCTTTCATGATAGGAAAGGAAATAATCTCTGAAGATATTGTTCCAATAACAAAAGTAAAAGAGATACTTTCCAGTAGAGCTGAAAAAATCGAATTGGGATATGAACAAGGGATTTCATTAGATTATACAAATAAATTCAGCAAAATGGAAATTGAGGATATAGAAAAAGTCACCGCCGAACTTACAGAAAAAGTTCCAAGGTTAAAAAAGGAAAATATAATTAAAATAGTTGATATTGTTCCAGAAGACAAGAAAGATATCGAAGTAATATTCTCAAAAGAAAGATTAATATTGGACGAAGAGGAAGTAAAATCCATATTGGAAGTAATTGCAAAATATAAAAAATAAGTGAAATTTATGATGATGAGAACTGGCATTTTTGAGGAGTACGGAATAGTTCTGGATTACCTGCCACAGGGCCTTCCAGGCGAAAATCTCCCACCTCATAAGAGAACACCTATTGCACATATAATAGGTGAAAATTATTTCTCATTGCTAGAGGTAGTTCCATCAGAAGATCTTTCAATGTATGAAAGAGTTTTCATAGGTAAAGGAAAAAGGGATAAAATAGCTCGAGTTAAAAAAAGACTTCGCTATAATGAGCTAAGCACAACAGCAAAGGGCGAATTAAGATTTATTGTAGAAAAGATAGTATCTGAAAATGAGCAAAAATTTGTCGAGTTTTTCACTACTTCAGGCCCCATATCAATTAGATACCACAAGCTTGAACTTTTACCAGGGCTTGGGAAAAAATTGATGAATGAGATCCTAGACGAAAGGAAAAAAGGACCATTCAAATCATTTAGCGATATAAAAGATAGAGTTCCATCTATACCAGATCCTAAAAAAATGATTATAAATAGAATAATCAATGAAATGCAAGAAGTTGATAGATATTCTATTTTTGTAAGCAGACCCCCAAAAGAGATGGAATGATACCAGACAGACTTTTTTATCTTTTAAACAAATACAGAATAAGACCGTCTAAAAGCTTTTCTCAAAATTTTCTTATTTCTGATGAAGTTCTAAGATTCATGGCCTCCTACGGTAAGGGAAAAGTCCTTGAAATAGGTCCAGGTTTGGGATTTCTCACAGAAAAGCTATCCAAGGTATGTGACAAAGTCGTTGCTGTAGAGATGGATAAGGATCTTGTAAATATTCTCAAACAAGAGTATAATTTTGATAATGTTGAAATAGTCTGCGATGACTTCCTAAAGTTTGAAGACAAAAATTTTGATACGGTTGTTTCAAGTATTCCTTATGCCATATCTTCTCAGATAACATTCAAATTATTTGAAATGAATTTTGAATCTGCAACAATATTGTACCAAAAAGAGTTTGCAAGGAGATTTATCTCAAATCCGGGAGAAGATGATTATTCTAGATTATCAGTAATGTCTAAAATCTATTCAGAAATTGAGATCTTAAGAGATGTCCCTCCTTCGGCCTTTTATCCTGAACCAAAGGTATGGTCTTCTATAGCCCACATCAAACTGGATAAAAAATTTGAGATAAATGATGTCTTTGAAAACACAGTAAGAGCTCTTTTTACGCACAGAAACAAAATTGTCCACAAGGCAATCTACCATTCAAGAGACATATTTGGAAAAGGAAAAGAATTCAAGCAAT
The genomic region above belongs to Methanofastidiosum sp. and contains:
- the glnA gene encoding type I glutamate--ammonia ligase, with protein sequence MDKEQVKKIIKDKNIKYVRLQFVDMLGIPKNFSISVDLLDSVFESGMGFDSSSIKGFTDISHSDSVLMPDPNTFKIIPWLDEARIICDVCYPTTLKPFEGDPRSLLKKEIQKLAEDKMEFYLGPEIEFHLLKEENGKLVPHDSGGYADFAPLDLGEEIRNKAGLYMQMMGVKSEITHHEVGDGQHEIDFRFKESALEAADDVITYKQVVKNIAAKEGLVVTYMPKPFYGQAGNGMHCHQSVFQNGRNIFYDPKTKNLSDKGRWYVGGILKHAKALTAICSPSVNSYKRLVPGYEAPVYISWGWANRTTLVRLPGYDPTNEKALRLEFRSPDPTCNPYLAFTAMLKAGMDGIENQIEPPEPVDYDIFELSMAELEERGIETLPINLGEAIKELEKDKVVRESLGKHIYEKYIEHKKKVWKDYSMYVTDWEFQKYLRY
- the dph5 gene encoding diphthine synthase, translating into MLYLIGLGLSEKDLSLKAFELLDKINNIYVDTYTNYFDFDLLWLEKALNKEVIPLSRDDIEKNPVFLETAKFEDVALLISGDPLVATTHTDILLRSIKKGVKTKIFHASSIYSAIAETGLHIYRFGKTASIPYPEENFFPRSFYDVIIENKERNLHTMLLLDVKREKNLFMNPREAMDILKKIDENKNIKEIIVISRISHDDQRIVYGDIEELAGFNNEFYGLPPHTLVVPAELHFAEEEYLLSLAEIYKNSKNK
- a CDS encoding tRNA pseudouridine(54/55) synthase Pus10 produces the protein MILKTSKDILREIVLCDHCLGRQFGKISISTNERRGKVIRNLLICLNPELSTKFNKQKPCFLCDNIFERTEGVLRNISPDFEFFTFHVGTKIPEEIMKKEEMLKEKYGLQYQESIKQELNRELGKEIGAIIGKEFKREKEDVTILLHPYDSKVEYVINPLFIYGRYNKLVRGIPQTKWFCTKCKGRGCPKCGNTGKMYDVSVEELISELFLKETKGTDSSFHGAGREDIDVLMLGNGRPFVLEIKSPKIRDIDLQKLELEVNQINEGKVRISDLCFVEKEVVEKIKNTHMRKTYLAEIDACLTEEEKKKIEEFFIDRDIYQETPNRVVHRRADKTRIRKVYKVLTSKENCSSLEIYCDGGLYIKELISGDEERTNPSIAELLGKNIKCVLLNVISIEEKV
- a CDS encoding 50S ribosomal protein L21e, which translates into the protein MARKSHGFRIKTRGKLSKDVRTRGKVPVSRILQVFDVGDSVHVILEPSVHKGMPFPRFHGKTGKVVGKRGSAYLLSVMDGNKEKTVISRPEHMKKQVF
- a CDS encoding RNA polymerase Rpb4 family protein; translation: MIGKEIISEDIVPITKVKEILSSRAEKIELGYEQGISLDYTNKFSKMEIEDIEKVTAELTEKVPRLKKENIIKIVDIVPEDKKDIEVIFSKERLILDEEEVKSILEVIAKYKK
- a CDS encoding DUF655 domain-containing protein codes for the protein MMMRTGIFEEYGIVLDYLPQGLPGENLPPHKRTPIAHIIGENYFSLLEVVPSEDLSMYERVFIGKGKRDKIARVKKRLRYNELSTTAKGELRFIVEKIVSENEQKFVEFFTTSGPISIRYHKLELLPGLGKKLMNEILDERKKGPFKSFSDIKDRVPSIPDPKKMIINRIINEMQEVDRYSIFVSRPPKEME
- the rsmA gene encoding 16S rRNA (adenine(1518)-N(6)/adenine(1519)-N(6))-dimethyltransferase RsmA: MIPDRLFYLLNKYRIRPSKSFSQNFLISDEVLRFMASYGKGKVLEIGPGLGFLTEKLSKVCDKVVAVEMDKDLVNILKQEYNFDNVEIVCDDFLKFEDKNFDTVVSSIPYAISSQITFKLFEMNFESATILYQKEFARRFISNPGEDDYSRLSVMSKIYSEIEILRDVPPSAFYPEPKVWSSIAHIKLDKKFEINDVFENTVRALFTHRNKIVHKAIYHSRDIFGKGKEFKQSLDEIPYKDRRVYTLDIFEIKDISDWLEGIL